The following are encoded in a window of Nibricoccus aquaticus genomic DNA:
- a CDS encoding tetratricopeptide repeat protein, translating to MPASTPQPRAPTPPPPTSFWESPAAFVLGSILLFAALLAAYSNTFHVPFLLDDADSIELNPTIKSLATAWLPPSGSGITTSGRPLLNLSLAINYALHGTSLPGYHLANLLIHALATLTLWAVIRRTLRQPALAPRFSTHATPLAWCAAALWALHPLQTESVTYIVQRAESLVGLFYFLTLYGFIRTVEKTPASTPTPPAPSLTRLRLWPALTIISCLCGMASKEVMASAPLIVFLYDRTFVSGSFSAAWRNHKKLHLSLAATWLLLLACILQSGGRGTTVGYAQVAWWEYALTQAPAITGYLWRAVWPANLIFDYGAILEKTTHVVIPSALFILSLLGLAIFSLRRWPLAGFAFAWLFLILAPTSSIIPISSQTAAEHRMYLPLAALAVPVALLLYRFLPRATFPLLAALLLAAGVRTHHRNHDYRSELALWEDTVTRLPDNVRALTNLGSALFRADRFEESTHYSREAIRYLPTHADAHRNLASALVQLRRLPEAVASLERAVSLNPDSILCVTALGNAATDLGDFEKALQSYRRAYELDPRSAVNAFNLATTLMSLDRMEESGRYFAQALALAPDDSGLLSNYATWLRRSDRPAEAIPILEKALITFPRSPRLNSNLGTCLMLTGRTAEGIQKLELSLQLDPNLPQTRFSLGSAYAETGRTPEAITQFEALLKLSPPTADLLTHLGVLYAQTGRYTEAATTLRHAIKLDPSHPGARRNLEALQAFLREQSSR from the coding sequence ATGCCCGCCTCCACCCCCCAGCCCCGCGCCCCCACGCCACCGCCGCCCACTTCGTTCTGGGAATCCCCCGCCGCCTTTGTCCTCGGCTCCATCCTCCTCTTCGCCGCGCTTCTCGCCGCGTACTCCAACACCTTTCACGTCCCCTTCCTCCTCGACGACGCCGACTCCATCGAGCTCAACCCCACCATCAAATCCCTCGCCACCGCCTGGCTCCCTCCTTCCGGCAGCGGCATCACCACCAGCGGACGTCCCCTGCTCAACCTGTCACTGGCGATCAACTACGCCCTCCACGGCACCTCGCTCCCCGGCTACCACCTCGCCAACCTCCTCATCCACGCCCTCGCCACCCTCACCCTCTGGGCCGTCATCCGCCGCACGCTCCGCCAGCCCGCGCTCGCTCCCCGCTTTTCCACCCACGCCACCCCGCTCGCCTGGTGCGCCGCCGCCCTCTGGGCCCTCCACCCGCTCCAGACCGAATCCGTCACCTACATCGTTCAACGCGCCGAATCTCTCGTCGGCCTCTTCTACTTCCTCACACTCTACGGCTTCATCCGCACCGTCGAAAAAACTCCCGCCTCCACACCAACTCCTCCCGCGCCCTCGCTCACACGCCTCCGCCTCTGGCCCGCGCTCACGATCATCTCCTGCCTCTGCGGCATGGCCTCGAAGGAAGTCATGGCCTCCGCCCCACTCATCGTCTTCCTCTACGACCGCACGTTCGTCTCAGGCTCCTTCTCCGCAGCCTGGAGAAACCATAAAAAACTCCACCTCTCCCTCGCGGCCACCTGGCTCCTGCTCCTCGCCTGCATCCTCCAAAGCGGCGGACGCGGCACCACCGTCGGCTACGCCCAGGTCGCCTGGTGGGAATACGCCCTCACCCAGGCCCCCGCCATCACCGGCTATCTCTGGCGCGCTGTCTGGCCCGCGAATCTGATTTTCGACTACGGCGCCATCCTCGAAAAAACCACCCACGTCGTCATCCCCTCCGCCCTCTTCATTCTCTCCCTCCTCGGCCTCGCGATCTTCTCCCTCCGCCGCTGGCCCCTCGCCGGCTTCGCCTTCGCCTGGCTCTTCCTCATCCTCGCCCCCACTTCGAGCATCATCCCCATCTCCTCCCAGACCGCCGCCGAGCACCGCATGTACCTCCCGCTCGCCGCCCTCGCCGTCCCCGTCGCCCTCCTCCTTTACCGCTTCCTCCCCCGCGCCACCTTCCCGCTCCTCGCCGCTCTCCTCCTCGCCGCCGGCGTCCGCACCCACCACCGCAATCACGACTACCGCTCCGAACTCGCCCTCTGGGAAGACACCGTAACCCGCCTCCCCGACAACGTCCGTGCCCTCACCAACCTCGGCTCCGCACTCTTCCGCGCCGACCGCTTCGAAGAGTCGACGCACTATTCCCGCGAAGCGATCCGCTACCTGCCCACCCATGCCGACGCCCACCGCAACCTCGCCAGCGCCCTCGTCCAACTCCGCCGTCTCCCCGAGGCCGTCGCATCCCTCGAGCGCGCCGTCTCCCTCAATCCCGACAGCATCCTCTGCGTCACTGCCCTAGGCAACGCCGCCACCGATCTCGGCGATTTCGAAAAAGCACTCCAGTCCTACCGCCGCGCCTACGAGCTGGACCCCCGCAGTGCCGTCAACGCCTTCAATCTCGCCACCACCTTGATGAGCCTCGACCGCATGGAAGAATCCGGCCGCTACTTCGCCCAAGCCCTCGCCCTCGCTCCCGACGACAGCGGCCTCCTCAGCAACTACGCCACCTGGCTCCGCCGCAGCGACCGCCCCGCCGAGGCAATCCCCATTCTCGAAAAAGCCCTCATTACCTTCCCCCGATCTCCACGCCTCAACTCCAACCTCGGCACCTGCCTCATGCTCACCGGCCGCACCGCCGAAGGTATTCAGAAACTGGAACTCTCCCTTCAGCTCGACCCCAACCTCCCCCAAACCCGCTTCAGCCTCGGCTCCGCCTACGCCGAAACCGGCCGCACCCCCGAAGCCATCACTCAGTTCGAAGCCCTCCTCAAACTCAGCCCGCCCACCGCCGACCTCCTCACCCACCTCGGCGTCCTCTACGCTCAAACCGGCCGCTATACTGAAGCCGCCACCACACTCCGCCACGCGATCAAACTCGATCCCTCTCATCCCGGCGCCCGCCGCAACCTCGAAGCACTGCAAGCCTTCCTCCGAGAACAATCCTCACGCTGA
- the creB gene encoding two-component system response regulator CreB, with product MLQRILIVEDEPTIADTLVYALKTEGFEPVWRTTGAEALMELEGAQRPGGAFALVVLDVGLPDVNGFELCKKIRAQSAVPVLFLTARADEIDRIVGLEIGGDDYVTKPFSPREVCARVKAILRRGGVVAAKPALEEGLAASSGKRELAAAAGAVKTDEFFHDPERCEVKFRGQRLELTRYEYRLLKTLLGRRGRVYSRDELMTQAWEDPGASLDRTVDAHIKTLRAKLRAAAVASGLSAEALESDPIQTHRGMGYSLRG from the coding sequence ATGCTGCAGAGGATTCTTATTGTGGAAGACGAGCCGACGATCGCGGACACGCTGGTGTACGCGCTGAAGACGGAGGGCTTCGAGCCGGTGTGGCGGACGACGGGGGCGGAGGCGCTGATGGAGCTGGAGGGTGCGCAGCGGCCGGGCGGGGCGTTTGCGTTGGTGGTGCTCGATGTGGGATTGCCGGATGTGAACGGGTTCGAGCTGTGCAAAAAGATCCGGGCGCAGTCGGCAGTGCCGGTTTTGTTTCTCACGGCGCGGGCGGATGAGATCGACCGGATTGTGGGGTTGGAGATCGGTGGGGACGATTATGTGACGAAGCCGTTTTCGCCGAGGGAAGTGTGTGCGCGGGTGAAGGCGATTTTGAGGCGGGGCGGGGTCGTGGCTGCGAAGCCTGCGCTGGAGGAAGGGTTGGCTGCGTCGTCGGGGAAAAGAGAGCTAGCGGCTGCGGCAGGAGCGGTGAAGACGGACGAATTTTTCCATGATCCGGAGCGGTGCGAGGTGAAGTTTCGCGGGCAGCGGCTGGAGCTGACGCGTTACGAGTACCGGCTTTTGAAGACGCTGCTGGGGCGGCGGGGGCGGGTGTATTCGCGGGATGAACTCATGACGCAGGCGTGGGAAGATCCGGGGGCGAGTCTGGATCGGACGGTGGACGCTCATATCAAGACGCTGCGGGCGAAGCTGCGAGCGGCGGCAGTGGCGTCCGGTCTGTCGGCGGAGGCGCTGGAAAGCGATCCGATCCAGACGCATCGCGGGATGGGGTATTCGTTGCGCGGGTAA
- a CDS encoding glycoside hydrolase family 28 protein, with the protein MPRTRLLSLRVRPLHRLALCVTALALGTVSLHAADFPVTDFGATADDTTLDTEAIQKAIDTAHEKGGGRVVLPKGTVRSGSIFLKQNVELHLPADAVLLGSNNIAGYPKRPTRIEGHFPEWRLALINAQNLTGVRITGSGKIDGNGILFWAAFWQRRKENRNLTNLEIERPRLFLIDTCTDVRIEGLTLRDSGFWNVHLYRCRDVVLEGLDIASPGQGSVIRAPSTDGIDIDSCQNVTIRRCKISVDDDCIALKGTKGPLALQDESSPPVENILIEDCEFGSGHGVLTCGSEATIVRNVTVRNCTIRGENNIVRLKMRPDTPQLYENLLFENLTLDSTGGRLFDVKPWTQFFDLKGYPLQPSVAKNITVRNVTGRYGSLGILNPNSIDTVDGITLENVTLTVTDSKFELGEIVKNLTAKNVTINSQPFASPTPAPSRKGGW; encoded by the coding sequence ATGCCACGCACACGCCTTCTCTCTCTCCGCGTCCGCCCGCTCCACCGCCTCGCTCTCTGCGTCACCGCACTCGCGCTCGGCACCGTCTCTCTCCACGCCGCCGACTTCCCCGTGACCGACTTCGGCGCCACCGCCGACGACACCACGCTCGACACCGAGGCCATCCAAAAAGCCATCGACACCGCCCACGAAAAAGGCGGCGGCCGCGTCGTCCTCCCCAAAGGCACCGTCCGCAGCGGCTCGATCTTCCTCAAACAAAACGTCGAGCTCCACCTCCCCGCCGACGCCGTTCTCCTCGGCTCCAACAACATCGCCGGCTACCCGAAGCGCCCCACGCGCATCGAGGGACATTTCCCCGAGTGGCGTCTCGCCCTCATCAACGCCCAAAACCTCACCGGCGTCCGCATCACCGGCTCCGGCAAAATCGACGGCAACGGCATCCTCTTCTGGGCCGCCTTCTGGCAGCGCCGCAAAGAAAACCGCAACCTCACCAATCTCGAAATCGAGCGCCCCCGCCTCTTCCTCATCGATACCTGCACCGACGTCCGCATCGAAGGCCTCACCCTCCGCGACTCCGGCTTCTGGAACGTCCACCTCTACCGCTGCCGCGACGTCGTCCTCGAAGGCCTCGACATCGCCTCCCCCGGCCAGGGCTCCGTCATCCGCGCCCCCAGCACCGACGGCATCGACATCGACTCCTGCCAGAACGTCACCATCCGCCGCTGCAAAATCTCCGTCGACGACGACTGTATCGCCTTAAAGGGGACAAAAGGCCCCCTCGCCCTCCAGGACGAATCCTCCCCGCCCGTCGAAAACATCCTCATCGAAGACTGCGAATTCGGCTCCGGCCACGGCGTCCTCACCTGCGGCAGCGAAGCCACCATCGTCCGCAACGTCACCGTCCGTAACTGCACCATCCGCGGCGAAAACAACATCGTCCGCCTCAAGATGCGCCCCGACACACCCCAGCTCTACGAAAACCTCCTCTTTGAAAACCTCACCCTCGACAGCACCGGCGGCCGCCTCTTCGACGTGAAACCCTGGACCCAGTTCTTCGACCTCAAAGGCTATCCGCTCCAGCCCTCCGTCGCGAAAAACATCACCGTCCGCAACGTCACCGGTCGCTATGGTTCCCTCGGTATCCTGAATCCCAATTCCATCGACACCGTGGACGGCATCACCCTCGAAAACGTGACTCTCACCGTCACCGACTCCAAATTCGAGCTCGGCGAGATCGTGAAAAACCTCACCGCCAAAAACGTCACCATCAACAGCCAGCCCTTCGCCTCCCCCACCCCCGCCCCCTCCCGCAAAGGCGGCTGGTAG
- a CDS encoding beta strand repeat-containing protein: MPLLALPEHAEPKTFSFRQQPRPPSHLAPPRRATAGWLHLLAWCWLFAIGQTGFSQTMTLSAPSTGGSAIDNMAVVFSISGEAGGINSVRLVMTYVSGYSTASIGSTWTMTMFSVSASQSFSFNPSTATSNALFRAVTQLNTEGKAVTQINASGVAVTPNPPDGVYSVYAQYTRTTTGVIVRSNTASNVTVDTGALPPTFSYTPVSFTVDPATDVVSLPAGTSPVIINPATDVLTLKNHGLAPDAAVTLSGTNLPSATTYYVSSIDTDSFKLATSSGGSTYADITPGTSGTITYSPDSAPVAINPATDVITLTNHGLAANTEVTLSGTNLPSTTTYYVSSIDTDSFKLATTSGGSTYADITPGTIGTINVPCHLLTAGAAVKISGTNLLPDTTYYASPIDASSLKLATTPGGSTYADFPTGTTGTIRALSAPTTIAIDATTDVITLAGHGYAANAEVSISGTNLTSNTPYYVSVIDTDSFKLATTSGGSTFADFTPGVTGSISSLSGPVAIDPATDVITFTSHGLAANTLVNITGTNLLSTTAYYVSVVNANSFKLATTSGGSTFADIASGTIRSLSAATDVTIAPATDVITFANHGLAANTAVTISGTNLLPSTTYYVGTVTTNSFKLATTSGGSTYADITPGPTSATVTSTEALKGDVLTLGTNLATFYYSIPENYAATTAKITFTGRTTVVVTMPNLIRNNSLVFDRSKIPSVGIISTTSPSLPDDTYTVSFAFRDANNHTATGVTLPYMAYDAGTLAPSITNLVNNAAIVDGSAIAYTLPETPYGGTVKLTFSNGTTTTVIPLANAKSGTFTYDRALHASSIPTGTYTVTLSYQDTAGNSVTSTTLTGVSVTVTPLSATTDTDGDGLNDLAELNLAALGFDWQVAQPALVTAFLNNASLFTLTEYDTNRTTGRTDVTSSPATYNLFTSAQVTAQYDAGRLVGRSDVTGAPNTYDLFTATQVQTQVDASRLLGRSDVTGSPATYDLFTSAQVTAQYDAGRLVGRSDVTGAPATYSLFTSAQIAASRTAGQTDVTTNPIAYALYRSTDLQTLTAGAPVITRDSVTGKWKLTMAVEKSTDLTHFTPLPFTVGTTSINASGELELEFTVADPAAFFRLQVR, translated from the coding sequence GTGCCCCTCCTGGCACTCCCCGAGCACGCCGAGCCGAAAACCTTCAGTTTCCGCCAGCAGCCCCGTCCGCCCTCACACCTCGCACCGCCCCGCCGGGCCACCGCCGGCTGGCTCCACCTGCTGGCCTGGTGTTGGTTATTCGCCATCGGCCAAACCGGTTTCAGCCAGACGATGACACTGAGCGCGCCCAGCACCGGAGGGAGTGCCATCGACAACATGGCCGTCGTTTTTTCGATCTCCGGCGAAGCCGGTGGCATCAACTCCGTCCGGCTGGTGATGACCTACGTCTCCGGGTATTCGACCGCGTCGATCGGCTCCACCTGGACGATGACGATGTTCAGCGTCTCAGCGTCGCAATCGTTCAGCTTCAATCCCTCGACGGCGACTAGCAACGCCTTGTTCAGAGCCGTCACGCAGCTAAACACCGAAGGCAAAGCCGTGACTCAGATTAACGCCTCCGGTGTCGCGGTTACCCCGAACCCACCCGACGGGGTTTACAGCGTTTATGCCCAATACACCCGCACAACCACCGGCGTGATCGTGCGGTCCAACACAGCGTCGAACGTCACGGTCGATACCGGCGCGCTGCCGCCCACCTTCTCCTACACCCCCGTTTCGTTCACCGTCGATCCGGCGACCGACGTGGTCTCACTCCCCGCCGGCACTTCCCCGGTCATAATCAATCCGGCAACCGACGTCCTCACCCTCAAAAACCATGGCCTGGCGCCAGATGCGGCCGTGACCCTTTCCGGGACCAATCTCCCATCGGCCACGACCTACTACGTCTCGTCGATCGACACCGACAGCTTCAAGCTCGCGACCTCCTCCGGCGGCTCCACCTACGCGGACATCACCCCGGGCACCAGCGGCACGATCACTTACTCCCCCGATTCAGCCCCCGTCGCAATCAACCCCGCGACCGATGTCATCACCCTCACGAATCATGGCCTGGCAGCCAATACCGAGGTGACCCTTTCCGGGACCAATCTGCCATCGACCACGACCTACTACGTCTCGTCGATCGACACCGACAGCTTCAAGCTCGCGACCACTTCCGGCGGCTCTACCTACGCGGACATCACCCCCGGGACCATCGGGACCATCAATGTGCCCTGTCACTTGCTGACCGCCGGCGCAGCCGTGAAAATCTCCGGGACCAATCTGTTGCCGGACACGACCTACTACGCCTCCCCGATCGACGCGAGTTCCCTCAAACTCGCGACCACTCCAGGAGGGTCCACCTACGCGGATTTCCCGACAGGCACCACAGGAACGATACGCGCCCTCTCCGCACCCACCACGATCGCAATAGACGCCACGACCGATGTCATCACCCTTGCGGGTCACGGCTACGCGGCCAACGCGGAGGTCTCCATTTCCGGCACCAATCTAACGTCGAACACACCCTACTATGTCTCGGTGATCGACACCGACAGCTTCAAGCTCGCGACCACATCCGGCGGCTCGACCTTCGCGGATTTCACGCCCGGGGTCACAGGCTCGATCAGCTCCCTCTCCGGCCCGGTCGCCATCGACCCCGCGACCGATGTCATCACCTTCACGAGTCATGGATTGGCGGCCAACACGTTGGTGAACATTACCGGGACCAACCTCCTATCCACCACGGCTTACTACGTCTCAGTGGTTAACGCCAACAGCTTCAAGCTCGCGACCACCTCCGGCGGCTCCACCTTCGCGGACATCGCGTCAGGCACGATACGTTCCCTCTCCGCCGCTACGGATGTCACGATCGCCCCGGCCACCGACGTCATCACCTTTGCGAACCACGGCCTGGCCGCCAACACAGCGGTGACCATTTCCGGGACCAATCTCCTGCCGTCCACGACGTACTACGTCGGCACGGTCACCACCAACAGCTTCAAGCTCGCGACCACCTCGGGCGGCTCCACCTATGCGGACATTACGCCGGGTCCCACCTCCGCCACGGTCACCTCCACCGAAGCCCTCAAAGGAGATGTCCTCACCTTGGGCACGAACCTCGCCACTTTCTACTACTCGATACCCGAAAACTACGCCGCAACCACCGCCAAGATCACGTTTACCGGCCGCACGACCGTGGTGGTGACCATGCCAAACCTCATACGGAACAATAGCCTCGTCTTCGACCGCTCGAAAATCCCGAGCGTAGGAATCATTTCCACCACCTCCCCCTCCCTGCCCGACGACACCTACACCGTCTCCTTCGCCTTTCGGGATGCCAACAACCACACGGCCACCGGCGTGACGCTGCCTTACATGGCATACGATGCCGGCACCCTGGCCCCGAGCATCACAAACCTGGTCAACAACGCAGCCATCGTCGATGGGAGCGCCATCGCCTACACGCTTCCAGAGACCCCTTACGGCGGCACCGTGAAACTGACCTTCAGCAACGGCACGACCACCACCGTGATTCCCCTCGCGAACGCCAAGTCCGGCACCTTCACCTACGACCGCGCCCTTCACGCCTCCTCCATCCCCACCGGGACATATACGGTTACCTTGAGCTATCAGGACACCGCAGGGAATTCCGTCACCTCCACCACCTTGACCGGCGTCTCCGTCACCGTCACCCCGCTCTCCGCCACCACCGATACCGACGGCGACGGCCTCAACGACCTCGCCGAGCTCAACCTCGCCGCCCTCGGCTTCGATTGGCAGGTCGCCCAACCCGCCCTCGTCACCGCGTTTCTGAACAACGCCAGCCTCTTCACCCTCACCGAGTACGACACCAATCGCACCACCGGCCGCACCGACGTCACGTCCTCCCCCGCGACGTACAACCTCTTCACCTCCGCCCAAGTCACCGCCCAATACGACGCCGGCCGCCTCGTCGGCCGCTCCGACGTCACCGGCGCTCCCAACACCTACGATCTCTTCACCGCCACGCAGGTTCAGACCCAGGTGGATGCCAGCCGCCTCCTAGGTCGCTCCGACGTCACGGGCTCACCCGCCACCTACGACCTCTTCACCTCCGCCCAAGTCACCGCCCAATACGACGCCGGTCGCCTCGTCGGCCGCTCCGACGTCACCGGCGCTCCCGCAACCTACAGCCTTTTCACCTCCGCCCAGATCGCCGCCTCGCGCACCGCCGGCCAGACCGATGTCACCACGAACCCGATCGCCTACGCGCTCTACCGCTCGACCGACCTCCAGACGCTCACCGCCGGAGCGCCAGTGATCACACGCGATTCCGTGACCGGAAAATGGAAACTGACCATGGCCGTGGAAAAATCCACCGACCTCACCCATTTCACCCCCCTGCCCTTCACTGTTGGCACGACCTCCATCAATGCCTCCGGCGAGTTGGAGCTGGAATTCACCGTCGCCGACCCCGCCGCTTTCTTCCGCCTGCAGGTCCGCTGA
- the creC gene encoding two-component system sensor histidine kinase CreC, with the protein MTLRTRIMLVYLLVVGGGVYYLVTRGLEELRPRYLESMEVPLVDAAHLLAHAVGVEAVESDAIDAGRVKAVLEGAFARRFAAKVYSITKTRVDLRVYVTDARGRVVYDSDGGRQVGEDFSQRRDVARTLRGEYGARASYDVPVDEKALVLYVAAPVLSADGATVGVLTVGKPAESVDDLVRAARTRLAVAGAVGGGLLVALGVAFSIWIATPLARLTQYARALRDGKPAKLPRLAGREVGELQVAFDEMRAALDGKAYVERYVQTLTHEIKSPLSAIRGAAEILAENPPEEAREKFVGNIRAETGRIQRIVDQLLQLASLEARKARAEFAEVELVSLVREVVDAAQAGAQTRGVSLEFEAGAGRLPVRGDRGLLAQAVSALIQNALEFTATGGRVRALVKGESDGNAAVCIEDSGTGIPDFALGRVFERFYSLPRPGSGVKSTGLGLSLVREIAHLHEGEAAVGNRAEGGAWAELRLPRRGS; encoded by the coding sequence ATGACGCTGCGCACGAGAATCATGCTGGTGTACCTGCTCGTGGTGGGTGGCGGTGTTTATTATCTGGTGACGCGGGGGCTGGAGGAGTTGCGGCCACGTTATCTGGAGTCGATGGAAGTACCGCTGGTGGATGCGGCGCATTTGCTGGCGCACGCGGTCGGAGTGGAGGCGGTGGAGTCGGACGCGATCGATGCCGGGCGCGTGAAGGCGGTGCTGGAGGGAGCGTTTGCGCGGCGGTTCGCGGCGAAGGTTTATTCGATCACGAAGACGCGGGTGGATTTGCGGGTGTATGTGACGGATGCACGGGGACGGGTGGTGTACGACTCGGACGGCGGGCGGCAGGTGGGGGAGGATTTTTCGCAGAGGCGGGATGTGGCGCGGACGTTGCGGGGCGAATACGGGGCGCGGGCGTCGTACGATGTGCCGGTGGATGAGAAGGCGCTGGTGCTGTATGTGGCGGCGCCGGTGCTGTCGGCGGACGGGGCGACGGTTGGTGTGCTCACGGTGGGAAAGCCGGCCGAGAGTGTGGACGATCTGGTGCGGGCGGCGCGGACGCGGCTGGCGGTGGCGGGTGCGGTGGGCGGCGGGTTGCTGGTGGCGCTGGGGGTGGCGTTTTCGATCTGGATCGCGACACCGCTGGCGCGGCTGACGCAGTATGCAAGGGCGTTGCGCGATGGGAAACCGGCGAAGCTGCCGAGGCTGGCGGGGCGCGAGGTGGGGGAGTTGCAGGTGGCGTTTGACGAGATGCGGGCGGCGCTGGACGGGAAGGCGTATGTGGAGCGGTACGTGCAGACGTTGACGCATGAGATCAAATCGCCGCTGTCGGCGATCCGCGGTGCGGCGGAGATCTTGGCGGAGAATCCGCCGGAGGAGGCGCGGGAGAAATTTGTGGGGAATATCCGCGCGGAGACGGGGCGAATTCAGCGGATTGTGGATCAGCTGTTGCAGCTGGCATCGCTCGAGGCGCGGAAGGCGCGGGCGGAGTTTGCGGAGGTAGAATTGGTATCGCTCGTGCGCGAAGTGGTGGATGCGGCGCAGGCGGGGGCGCAGACGCGCGGGGTAAGTTTGGAGTTTGAGGCGGGAGCAGGGCGTTTGCCGGTGAGGGGGGATCGCGGGCTTCTGGCGCAAGCGGTGTCCGCGCTGATTCAGAACGCGCTGGAGTTCACGGCGACCGGCGGGCGAGTCCGTGCGTTGGTGAAGGGTGAGTCAGACGGGAACGCGGCTGTGTGTATCGAGGATTCGGGCACGGGGATTCCGGACTTCGCGCTAGGGCGGGTGTTCGAGCGGTTTTATTCGCTGCCGAGGCCGGGGAGCGGGGTGAAGAGCACCGGGCTGGGATTAAGTCTGGTGCGGGAGATCGCGCATTTGCACGAGGGCGAGGCGGCGGTGGGGAATAGGGCGGAGGGCGGGGCTTGGGCGGAGTTGAGGTTGCCGCGGCGGGGTAGTTAG